From Coffea arabica cultivar ET-39 chromosome 2e, Coffea Arabica ET-39 HiFi, whole genome shotgun sequence, the proteins below share one genomic window:
- the LOC140036462 gene encoding uncharacterized protein has product MPGNNFLSNPPNFTGENYQIWVVKMKSYLDANDLWDVVETDPVPELSEDPTIAEMRAHRDAVKRRSKAMTCIHSAVSDAVFTKIMTCETAKEAWDTLKVAFQGNDRTRQMQVLNLRREFELLRMKDTENIKEYSDKLLDVVNKIRLIGEQLPYSRVIEKVLRRAIRKEEAVEGAFQVKDKIQNQQGGKEKKQQWNKKSKKECESSRDEGRRGKFPQCPHCKKTSHLQQYCWWRPDVQCRSCNQKGHVEKVCKNNRRDQHAQVADQQEEEQLFVATCFASKISSEAWLIDSGCTHHMAYDESIFKELDKSYISKVKIGNGDCIGVKGKGNVVIDYGSDTKIIYDVLYVPEINQNLLSVGQLLEKNYSVVFKIGAASFMIKMEKIKVEFVKFVSWENKADCHFLTTNLGELQKGFNLFTQMYVVQ; this is encoded by the exons ATGCCAGGAAATAACTTCTTGTCCAATCCTCCAAATTTTACTGGTGAAAACTACCAAATCTGGGTTGTCAAAATGAAGTCCTATTTGGATGCTAATGATCTTTGGGATGTGGTAGAGACAGATCCTGTTCCTGAATTATCGGAAGATCCAACTATTGCAGAAATGAGAGCCCATAGAGATGCAGTCAAAAGGAGATCAAAAGCCatgacgtgcattcattcagCAGTTTCTGATGCAGTATTCACAAAAATTATGACTTGTGAAACTGCAAAGGAAGCTTGGGATACTCTCAAAGTGGCTTTTCAAGGCAATGACAGAACAAGACAAATGCAGGTTTTGAACCTTAGGAGAGAGTTTGAGCTCCTTAGGATGAAAGACACAGAAAACATCAAAGAGTACTCTGACAAACTCTTAGATGTTGTGAATAAAATCAGATTGATTGGAGAACAATTACCATATAGCAGAGTTATAGAGAAAGTCTTG AGAAGAGCTATCCGAAAGGAGGAAGCAGTAGAAGGTGCTTTTCAGGTGAAAgacaaaattcaaaatcaacaaggtggcaaagaaaagaaacagcAATGGAACAAGAAGAGCAAGAAAGAATGTGAGTCTAGCAGAGATgaaggaagaagaggaaaatttCCTCAATGTCCACATTGCAAAAAGACTTCACATCTGCAACAATATTGTTGGTGGAGACCTGACGTCCAATGTAGGTCATGCAATCAGAAGGGACACGTCGAAAAGGTATGCAAAAATAACAGAAGAGACCAACATGCTCAAGTAGCTGACCAACAAGAGGAGGAGCAATTATTTGTGGCCACTTGCTTTGCAAGCAAGATCTCCAGTGAAGCTTGGCTAATTGATAGTGGCTGTACTCATCACATGGCATATGATGAGTCCATATTCAAGGAATTggataaatcatatatttccaAAGTTAAAATTGGAAATGGAGATTGTATTGGGGTGAAAGGCAAAGGTAATGTGGTTATTGATTATGGTTCAGATACTAAAATAATTTATGATGTTTTATATGTAcctgaaattaatcaaaacctGTTGAGTGTTGGACAATTGCTTGAGAAAAATTATTCTGTTGTCTTCAAAATAGGAGCTGCGtcatttatgatcaaaatggaG AAGATAAAGGTggagtttgtgaagtttgtcaGTTGGGAAAACAAAGCAGATTGTCATTTCCTCACAACAAATCTTGGAGAGCTTCAGAAAGGCTTCAACTTGTTCACACAGATGTATGTGGTCCAATGA
- the LOC113727916 gene encoding ferric reduction oxidase 6 — MNGSPAKEPLLSSKEDELGCLKKTSLLISSARWIIKGAILIIFIAWATFIFLYPLEAVSDWSRKWSNVTAGSLFGHTGSTFLLFGVPILIIAFLAIAYLIISGEEEFPEFKKKVSKIPRFSLWTFPVLVDGPFGVVSAAEMIGILLFSLYIIWAVSVFTMRNYDLLSSFESQGFPSKDKLALMLELTGLRFGLIGQMCLAFLFLPVARGSVLLRYIHIPFEHATRYHVWLGHLTMLLFTLHGLFYVVGWKMQGRLAEELRQWRNIGISNFPGVISLLAGLLMWVTSLPGVRRWNFELFFYTHQLYVVFVVFLAMHVGDFLFSMAAAGIFLFMLDRFLRFCQSRRTVDILSATCFPCGTVELVLSKPANLQYNALGWVFLQVRDLSWLQWHPFSVSSSPLDGKHHLAVLIKVLGGWTNKLKEHILSISKDGPDKQQRLQPQSRISASVEGPYGHESPYHLTYENLILVAGGIGISPFLAILSDVLHHIKEGKPCLPKNILIVWAVKKSDELPLFQTVDMESICPFFSEALNLEVQTYVTRESEPPLEEGEIYEPPNFCAFHHSKKSGMSVLVGTGSIIWPGMYVIVSTIGLAVLVGLLNVFYINPFNITCWWYKGLLLVACMIASVLLFGGLVIVLWHLRDRQTSVEEQTKDAGKIGSVQQNGHATHKNVGQEKYVSSILYGQRPDFGEIFGSISESWGSVDIGVIVCGPSTLQTSVARECRTKNLKRRKNEPIFHFNSHSFDL; from the exons ATGAATGGAAGTCCAGCCAAAGAACCTCTTCTTTCCAGTAAAGAAGATGAATTGGGATGTCTCAAGAAGACATCTTTATTGATATCATCAGCCAGATGGATTATTAAAGGTGCTATCTTGATCATTTTCATAGCCTGGGCAACATTTATATTTCTGTATCCATTGGAAGCCGTGAGTGACTGGTCTAGGAAATGGAGCAATGTTACGGCAGGATCCTTGTTTGGACATACTG GAAGTACTTTCCTTCTGTTTGGTGTCCCTATTCTGATCATTGCATTTCTAGCCATTGCGTACCTTATAATCTCTGGGGAGGAGGAATTTCCCGAGTTCAA GAAGAAGGTTTCTAAGATTCCACGTTTCAGCTTATGGACATTTCCTGTGCTTGTTGATGGCCCTTTTGGGGTTGTATCAGCAGCAGAGATGATTGGGATCCTTCTCTTCTCTTTGTACATCATCTGGGCTGTTTCTGTTTTTACGATGAGAAATTACGACTTATTGTCCTCGTTTGAATCACAAGGCTTTCCATCGAAAGATAAGCT TGCTTTGATGCTAGAACTCACGGGCCTTCGCTTCGGATTAATTGGACAAATGTGCTTGGCATTTCTGTTCTTGCCAGTCGCAAGGGGGTCAGTTCTTCTTCGATATATCCATATCCCTTTCGAGCATGCAACCAGATACCATGTTTGGCTAGGACACCTCACAATGTTGCTTTTTACTCTCCATGGCCTCTTCTATGTAGTTGGCTGGAAGATGCAGGGGCGTCTCGCAGAAGAA CTAAGGCAATGGAGAAATATAGGCATTTCCAATTTTCCTGGAGTTATCAGCCTTTTAGCTGGCTTGTTAATGTGGGTGACATCACTTCCTGGAGTGAGGAGATGgaattttgaactatttttctacACGCACCAACTGTATGTGGTCTTCGTCGTCTTCTTGGCCATGCATGTTGGTGATTTCCTCTTCAGCATGGCTGCTGCTGGAATCTTCCTTTTCATGCTTGATCGTTTTCTAAGGTTCTGTCAGTCGCGCAGAACAGTAGACATACTCTCAGCCACATGCTTTCCATGTGGTACAGTGGAACTAGTCCTCTCAAAACCTGCAA ATCTGCAATATAATGCACTCGGTTGGGTTTTTCTTCAAGTTCGTGACCTATCCTGGCTGCAGTGGCATCCTTTCAGCGTCTCCTCCAGTCCCTTGGATGGTAAACATCATCTTGCAGTTCTTATTAAGGTTCTTGGGGGATGGACTAATAAACTAAAGGAGCATATCTTAAGTATTTCTAAGGATGGACCTGATAAGCAGCAACGCTTGCAGCCTCAGTCCAGGATATCTGCCTCAGTAGAAGGGCCATATGGGCATGAATCGCCATACCACCTTAC GTATGAAAACCTCATTTTGGTAGCAGGTGGAATTGGAATTTCCCCATTCCTGGCCATCTTAAGTGACGTCCTGCACCACATAAAGGAGGGAAAACCATGTCTGCCGAAAAACATTTTGATAGTTTGGGCTGTGAAAAAATCAGATGAACTTCCACTTTTTCAGACAGTTGACATGGAGTCCatttgtccattcttttctGAAGCACTTAATCTTGAGGTTCAGACCTATGTTACTCGAGAATCAGAACCTCCATTG GAAGAGGGCGAAATTTACGAGCCTCCCAATTTTTGTGCCTTCCACCATTCAAAGAAAAGTGGAATGTCTGTTTTGGTAGGCACTGGCAGCATCATATGGCCTGGGATGTACGTCATCGTCTCTACAATTGGCTTAGCTGTTCTTGTTGGCTTGCTAAATGTGTTTTACATAAATCCCTTTAATATAACTTGCTGGTGGTACAAGGGGCTTCTGCTCGTAGCTTGCATGATTGCAAGCGTCCTCCTATTTGGTGGTCTTGTGATTGTCTTATGGCATCTCCGGGATAGACAAACTTCAGTAGAGGAGCAAACCAAGGATGCTGGGAAGATTGGCAGTGTTCAGCAGAATGGTCATGCAACGCATAAAAATGTTGGCCAGGAAAAATATGTTAGTTCCATTCTCTACGGTCAAAGACCAGATTTTGGAG AAATTTTTGGATCAATTTCAGAAAGCTGGGGAAGTGTGGATATTGGTGTGATTGTTTGTGGACCTTCAACTCTTCAGACAAGTGTTGCTAGGGAATGTAGAACTAAGAATTTGaagagaagaaagaatgagCCAATATTCCATTTCAACAGCCACAGCTTCGACCTCTAG